The nucleotide sequence ACCGAACACTTTTAAGAAGGTAAACACACTTTCCTGAAATTACACTACACAAGTATTCAAATACagataaaaattgttttacatagaAAAATGTCGAAAGTTTTAGATATGCTAAAATACCACATACACACTGTTAATTCAATAAATCTAacgaaaataacataaaaaatattttataacttaaGCTTCCATGATTAACGAGAAACTATAACTTCTATTTGTATGTTGCAATATGCAATCAATAACTATCTAGAGTGTTAATTTAACAATTCAAAAGTAGTAAGCAATGTGTGTAAAcgatataaaaggtaaaaatcacaaaaatactgaactccgaggaaaattcaaaacggaaagaccaaAAAGGATAGGGCTAATTTTGTTTAACAaacttctcattttttttttctcgtagaAAATGGCTGGCTGCCTTAACAGAAGTCTAGGGAATATGACAACAGAACCACCACCAGATTTGTCCCCGCAGGCCGTTTTAGAAAGACAAATACATTTCTATTTTATGGAGGTTGGAGTGCCAGTTGTCTGTGCATTTGGATTAGTCGGAAATTTACTTAATCTTCTTGTACTAACAAAGGAGAAAATTCATAGATCTCTTACTAAAATGGAAAAGTCAGCACATCTAGGACTGATTGGATTAGCAGTGTCTGATTTTATGTTCTGCCTTCTAGCCTTGTTATTCACATTAATGCCTAGTCAATCAAATTACACCGAACAAAACGCAATCCTCTATTATGAGTGGTTGGGATCTAGTCTTATTACAGTCTTCATCATCACAAGCACGTGGCTAATTGTAGTTATGGCCGGAGAGAGATATTTAGCAGTGTGTCATCCATTcaaagctagaaaaataatatcattaaagaagacaaaaattacaattttccttgtatatatgttgtgtatgATATTTTCCATACCTCTTTTCTTCGAAAATATCCTTAAAAAGACAAAATGTGTAGATAATACTGTTCTGTACGAGATAACAGCTCGAAAGGAATATGGGCGTGATATGATAGCTTTACGTAGAATGATCTGGGCTTTACTTTTCGATTTCATTCCATGTGCGGCTTTGTTATATTTCAATGCTTGTCTGATCTACAAAATACACAGAGCAAAGAAATTAAGGAAGCAAATGGTAAATGGACACGACGGAAATAGGTGTCGCTTTAATAGCACTACCACTTCCGTTACAACTCCAACAAGCGATCCAGATCTGTACTCAACAGTTTCATCGAAAACACGAAGTCGTCTTATTAAACCAAAACGAAAACAGTCTGATAACGCATTGAACAGTGTCACTGCTACGCTGGTAGCCGTTGTTGTGTTGTTCCTTATACTTGTTTCACCATCAGAAGTACTGAAATTCATATATACGAAAGTCACAAATGAAACACACGGTAAGAACTACACACTGTTAATGATAAAACATGTGACAAATTTCATGCAGGCATTGAACTTTTCTGTTAACTTTGTGTTATATTGTGCTGTAAATAAGTCTTTTAGAAAAACACTGAAAAACCTTTTCTGTTTCTGCGACCATCACAGCACACATTATCACAGATCTCACAACGATGTCAAGTTAGGGAACATGGTTCCTTTGTTTAAAAACAATGTGTCGTAATATTAAGGCTATTATGTTAAAACATGTTCATATTCAGTATCCAGTCATTAAAGATGCTTTGAATATCTTGTTTCAATAAATCATATCAATAAGCTTCAAAAGTTTTGACGTTGcagataaaatattttcaaaaagggacACATTTTTAATCCATGAGATTTTAGAATCTtattttgtcgggttatgtaatgtatttcgtcgggttatgtaatgtatttcggttgtttcctgtaattagttaatacttcagttttatcatgtatatcttttgtatagtcattttataaaattttctgttgcaaaagtataaattattctaaataatagggatgttctggtacctaacagaaaaccctggccgtttttggcacaacttttttgaacttttggtcctcgaggctgttcaactttgtacttgtttcggctttcaaacttttgaatctgggcgtcactagtaagtcttgtgtggacacaatgcacttctggcgtattaaaatgttaaacttgttgccttttgttaacTATTAaccatgtgtttctttgtcaattgtgttctcctatttatttatactgtagtcctgtaatgttgtgttgacattttaatgttatatttcaaatggccataaaagagggaggtttggcatgccacaaaaccaggttcaacccaccattttttcctttaaaaatgtcctgtaccaagtcaggaatatggccattgctatattttagtttgtttctgtgtgtgttaccttttaacgttgtgtttccgttgtgtcgtttgttttctcttatttttgagtgtgaattcacattactataagacgtgtcacggtacttatctatcccaaattcatgtatttggttttgatgttatatttgttattctcataggattttgtctaatgcttagtccgtttctgtgtttgtcacattttaatgctgtgttcttgttctcctcttatatttgatgcctttccctcggttttagtttgttacccaaattagtttttgtccatggatttatgagttttgaacagcggtatactactgttgcctttaattatgGCATTCAATGATATTATTGATAGATATAAACTACGAATATGCTAGAATGTTTGAATCAAAGGAGATTTAAACACACACAAATCAAGGGGTGAGATGTATTACAAACTGTAGAAAAATTGCACAATTCACAAatcttatataaatgaaaagagAGAAAAAGACATATGAAATAAGGCAGATACAACATAAAATACAAACTGGCATCCTCAAAAGAAGGCAGATTAAACCTTTTCCGAATCAAAAAAGAGAAAatgacaattacaaaaaaaaatattaacaaattctCATTTCAGAAAAGCGGCTGATTAGCACAAATCTCTGACAAACCAGACACATAAGTTCCTCCATAATGTATTTCAAAAGAACCATTtaatcaaaaaaatgtttttaaacaaacaaaaaacaatatgtaGTCATCTGAAAAAGAATTCAAATTGTAGCCGTGTCCTTTAATACAATAATGGAAATCGGATGAAATGGAATTAAAAAATGCCATATATATCATGGGTCATTTACAGAAACctgaaaaacagataacaaaatcGACGAGAACATGGAAAACAAATccaacatttttctagttttattTAAACACTATGATGTATCAACTTGGAAATTAACGTTTGTATAGAATCTTTCTCAAATGGGATTCAATAAACCGGTCGTTACTTATTTCAATTGAATCCAGTATAATTATAAAACCTATTAACAAATTTACCGAAAAGTTGTGCCATTCACAGCTTAGAGAATCCAGCATACAGGTAGAAAAACATTAATGTActgaataattttattatttataactgttgatgtaaatgtcttttggttttatgagtctttgtttactccttggttttgattgtaatTGTCTTAATCAACAAATACAAATTtctaagggttccgcggaactcagtgtcttgcctacttttgctgtaagtGGCAGGCTCAACAAtgatgaggattttttttaaaaacaattttcctttagatacttttttcaaattgagagaagcttctgttcaagtgTAGTCAAATCCCATGATGGTTTACGAATCTAATAAAtgtctataaaagagggacgaaagataccagagggagagtcaaactcatagattgaaaataaactgacaacgccatagctaaaaataaaaagacaaacagataaataaaagtacaaaagacacaccatagaaaactaaagactaagcaacacgaacccaaccaaaaactggggttgttctcaggtgctccagaagggtaagtagatcctgctccacatgtggaacccgtcgtgttgctcatgtaattacagttccggtaaatagtctaattcggtaggtcacattcgtgaaaagggaagtgcattttagttacgacataaggaacatatcctcaaggatatcatctgtgaaacggttatttcataacggtcaaccaactcggaTAGCGTCCGTaatacgaagggatgatttcaacttaaccatttggaactcttggtttaataaaagaataactgcagactgtatgttatgTCAACTAGAAGAAAAACTAAGtaaatttatcagtaaaataaggaaaaacaggaaataaattttcaaaacttaCTTCTTGATACTAACTATTTATCATTAAcaagtttctgtccaagtttggtacaaatccaggttATTTCAAgaaagtcattaaaaaaaatcttaaccgCAGAATAATTAGAATATTATTTCAGAAAACCTAAGTCCTAAGTAAAATAAGGATAAACAGGATTATTTCTTTAAATACTCATGGATACTATCGTTTGATCATGATGATTACAAACGTTCTTCTGTCAAAGGTTTGGCACAAATcaaggatattttaagaaagttattaaaattaaaaaaaaaatataagagagTGAATGTaatcaccgtgtagaacgccacatgcggggtgtcggctatgtttgacatggggtggcaattttgaagcgacgaaaaagtaacaaggtaagttcaagcatcaaaatttcttatttttagaactctcagtaccatataatgtattgcaagGCAGGAACtgcaacataatctatttcctgaaagcagaagcagtcgttttcagtgctcagttttctcaaacacctcgccctacttttccgtgttgcagattttgaggttTTATATGCCAATTTCGGTAtaaaaaaactactttacacagctaccctccgtatcatttatatagaattgtattcctttcattgacttataccaattaccagtttcttagttaaaatcaattggttttaaaactgttattcatcaaaatataaagtgtcgctcggggtgtcagattttgcgtcgcaaggggtagaggcttgtcattaaaaaatacatatttgcatGTAAATTAGCcttcatatgatacattttatttcaaacacatctactttaccatgacaaaacaaggatttttcatttagcctgtttttggtcttataaaagatatgcttttgatttcattcacatctactttaccatgacaaaataagggtttttcattttgcctgtttttggtcttataaaacatgtgcttctgatttcattcatagtaaaaaatggctcaaaatatttagtttccttttcagtcactatcatGGTAAAACAAAGGCAAGGCTATGGCTCAATAAACCAAAACATGGTGGAAAATCACAAAATAGTCTTCAATATAAGATATGCCCGAAGCCTTCACCAGCCAAAATGCATCATAGTTCACCATCAGATTCATCTAAAAAGCACTCGTGCACGCCGCCAAAAACCATCACTCCTAAAAGAATTAGAAC is from Mytilus galloprovincialis chromosome 6, xbMytGall1.hap1.1, whole genome shotgun sequence and encodes:
- the LOC143078880 gene encoding putative G-protein coupled receptor 139 → MLPEDFIKFKKMAGCLNRSLGNMTTEPPPDLSPQAVLERQIHFYFMEVGVPVVCAFGLVGNLLNLLVLTKEKIHRSLTKMEKSAHLGLIGLAVSDFMFCLLALLFTLMPSQSNYTEQNAILYYEWLGSSLITVFIITSTWLIVVMAGERYLAVCHPFKARKIISLKKTKITIFLVYMLCMIFSIPLFFENILKKTKCVDNTVLYEITARKEYGRDMIALRRMIWALLFDFIPCAALLYFNACLIYKIHRAKKLRKQMVNGHDGNRCRFNSTTTSVTTPTSDPDLYSTVSSKTRSRLIKPKRKQSDNALNSVTATLVAVVVLFLILVSPSEVLKFIYTKVTNETHGKNYTLLMIKHVTNFMQALNFSVNFVLYCAVNKSFRKTLKNLFCFCDHHSTHYHRSHNDVKLGNMVPLFKNNVS